The Limnospira fusiformis SAG 85.79 genomic interval TGTGATAACTTATACAATAGCCCTAAGTACAGGACAAAAGTTGTAGAGCCTGGTGAAACCGCCCTGAAAACAAAGGCAGATTAGAGAAAGTGCGGCGTAGAAAATCGAAGCCAGTGCGGAAAAGACTCTGGGAGCGTCGTCCGTGAGCCTTCAAAGGAATGGGTGAACCTTGGTGAATCCACAAACCCACCTTCATAGCCCAAGTAAAAGCCAGGCTAAGCAAAGCCAATAAACGGCTCAAGCGCTCAGGGTCCTTAAAGTGAGTCGATTCGAGACAGAAGCCCCGAGTCTTCAAGGCTCCGAAGAGGTTTTCAATACCCCAACGCCGAGCATAGTCGGGGAGGGCCGTTTCGGGGCAAGCGTTAGTGATGAGAATCAACAACTCCCCCGAATCAGCCAGACGAGAGCCAATGACGTAAACCTGCCGTCCCCAAACCCAACGGCGACCCGAAAGCTGGCGAAATTCTCCGGGTCGCAGAGAATCAAACATTCGTTCGCCGCTACGCCGAGTTCCTCCTAACTTAGGACTAATCAGCTCGCTGTGGCGGATGCGTAGGCGGAAAGGAACCTCGGGGTCGATGAGAAGATACGAGAGCCAATCTCGCCCCACAAATTCCCGGTCAGCGGTCAGACAAGCCACCTCCACGTCAGGAAATAGTGCCTCGAAGCGGTCGAATAAGTCCATGCGTTCGCCACTGTTGCTATTGCCCTTTTTGTCAAGCATCGTCCACAGCAGGGGAAAGGCAATCCCCTCGTGGACGACTGCCAACATCAAGATGTTGAAATGGGTTTGACCGAAAGACCAACAGGTGCGGTCGAGACTAAGAGTCCAAGGTTGGGGAATGTCAATGAGGCTAACGACGAAACGGGCAATCTCTGCCCGGTCAAATTTGAATTGCCGAAAAAAACGTTGTAATCGCTGGTAATTTGAGGAAATTTGCACAGGATTTGCGAATACAGTCGCTATTTCCATCAGATTAACCGTCTTTGTTTGGAATAGCGCCATCAGGAACAGACAGACAAAGTTTAATCTCGCCCCGTGCCAGGGCAAGTGAGGGCGCAAAGTGTCTCGTAATCGGTTAAGCTCGTTCATGAGAGGGAAGTTTGGTTTGTGGTAATTCCGATGTAACCCTCTCACCCCAACTTGGCGCTACCCCCCCACCCCTCGACTTTCACCTCGGCCCGGAGCGCCCCCTTCAGAATTTTCGGCTAGATTCCCTTTTGGCTAAGACTTTCAGCTTTTTTGTCCTGTACTGAGTTAAACAACATAAAACAGCACCTCAATCAGCCCTGATTAGTAAACTAAACCCGATTATTCGTGGATGGTCAAATTACTACTCAGGGGTCGTCTCAATGGAGACTTTCAGTAAGCTAGACAATATAATCTGGCAAATGTTGCGGGCATGGACAGTGTCAAGATGCGGAAAGGCAAATTATGAAAAACTAGGAAACTATTTCAGTAATGGAACGGTTAAACTTAGCAATGGGAATGAAAGACAGGAAGCTTGGTTGTTCAGGACCAAAAATGGGTTCCAGTTATGGAAACATAGTTGGACTCCAATTGTTAGACATACCTTGATACGCCCGGAAGCAACACCATATGACGGAAACTGGACTTACTGGGCAACCAGACGAGGTCAGGCAATTGAAACGCCAAGTAGGGTAGCAAAACTACTCAAGAAGCAAAAAGGCAGGTGTACCTGGTGTGGGCAATACTTTACCCCATCAGACCTAATTGAAGTAGGCCACATTGTACCTCGAAGCCTCGGTGGAAAGGATGAATACAAAAATCTTCAGCTATTACATCGCCATTGTCACGATGATAAGACGGCACTAGATAACGCCAACGCTGTATCCCTAACAATGGAGCAATTAAACTAGGAGCCGTGTGAAGGGAAACTTTCATGCACGGTTCTGAATGGGAGGGGGTGAAGGTGACTTCACTCTCGACCCCTAATAAAACAAAGCAGGGAACTCAAAGTCAAAAACGCCAAACTGGAAATCTTAATGATTCC includes:
- a CDS encoding IS4-like element ISAtsp3 family transposase, yielding MNELNRLRDTLRPHLPWHGARLNFVCLFLMALFQTKTVNLMEIATVFANPVQISSNYQRLQRFFRQFKFDRAEIARFVVSLIDIPQPWTLSLDRTCWSFGQTHFNILMLAVVHEGIAFPLLWTMLDKKGNSNSGERMDLFDRFEALFPDVEVACLTADREFVGRDWLSYLLIDPEVPFRLRIRHSELISPKLGGTRRSGERMFDSLRPGEFRQLSGRRWVWGRQVYVIGSRLADSGELLILITNACPETALPDYARRWGIENLFGALKTRGFCLESTHFKDPERLSRLLALLSLAFTWAMKVGLWIHQGSPIPLKAHGRRSQSLFRTGFDFLRRTFSNLPLFSGRFHQALQLLSCT